A genome region from Etheostoma cragini isolate CJK2018 chromosome 4, CSU_Ecrag_1.0, whole genome shotgun sequence includes the following:
- the inka2 gene encoding PAK4-inhibitor INKA2 has product MEQQLSKPECKNMDACLRRLKQELLCMKEAGDGLHAQMNSMMGALQELKLLQVQTALENLDISGRRINRGLPHPAPPTPPEAFATAASTSGKSHGSCFSQNMLKEASQSLMPSPRMSQERRNTFSRDDKSLSRNRSSMGTSSSSASSLESESEESERSAQSVTDLESIPKRWSGYSAPQVDFYGPMVGNPPPEPYPQPQAPGRAQTVDLPGILYSLSREGPSLDSDYSQDSTDDASDWTSSLMSRSRNRQPLVLGDNVFADLVGNWLDLPEVDREEWEEEERRKRREERIVDGDVDRPDTPAHPLRLSRSQEICRKFSLTTNIFKKFLRGVRPDRDKLLKERPGWMAPELQDNDLFKRPKKVPPKSSKGSFYLPFWANGQQGKGRPCPHLAEAERNQQLHFPQLHHQPFAGIYLDRRQPETGLEKMQPLFDYNTAVWV; this is encoded by the coding sequence CTGTGTATGAAAGAAGCCGGAGATGGCCTCCACGCTCAGATGAATTCAATGATGGGAGCCCTTCAGGAACTTAAGCTCCTTCAGGTTCAGACAGCGCTCGAAAACCTTGACATTTCTGGTCGGCGTATTAACCGAGGACTCCCACATCCAGCTCCACCTACTCCTCCTGAAGCATTTGCTACAGCGGCTTCAACTTCAGGCAAGAGTCACGGGTCTTGTTTTAGCCAAAACATGCTCAAAGAGGCCAGCCAGAGTCTGATGCCAAGTCCAAGGATGTCTCAAGAGAGGAGAAACACCTTCAGCCGTGATGACAAGAGCCTGTCTCGAAACAGAAGCAGCATGGGAACATCATCTTCCTCGGCATCCAGCCTTGAGAGTGAAAGCGAGGAAAGTGAAAGAAGCGCACAAAGCGTGACTGACCTTGAGTCTATACCCAAGAGGTGGTCAGGATACTCCGCCCCTCAGGTGGATTTCTATGGACCAATGGTGGGAAACCCTCCACCGGAGCCCTACCCTCAGCCACAGGCTCCCGGTCGTGCTCAGACAGTGGATCTTCCTGGGATCCTGTACAGCCTCTCCAGAGAAGGCCCTTCTTTGGACAGCGACTACTCCCAGGACAGCACAGACGATGCCAGCGACTGGACTTCTTCGCTCATGAGCCGCAGCCGCAACCGTCAGCCCTTAGTGCTGGGCGACAACGTCTTCGCTGACCTTGTGGGCAACTGGCTAGACCTTCCTGAAGTGGACAGGGAAGAatgggaagaagaggagaggagaaagagaagagaggagagaatagTGGATGGAGATGTGGACAGACCAGACACCCCAGCTCACCCTCTCCGCCTCAGCCGCTCGCAGGAGATCTGTAGGAAGTTCTCATTAACTACAAACATCTTCAAGAAGTTCCTGCGTGGCGTCCGGCCCGACAGGGACAAGCTGCTCAAGGAGAGGCCTGGCTGGATGGCTCCGGAGCTGCAAGACAACGACCTCTTCAAAAGGCCAAAGAAAGTGCCACCTAAAAGTTCAAAAGGCAGCTTCTACCTGCCCTTCTGGGCAAATGGGCAGCAGGGCAAAGGCAGACCATGTCCTCATTTAGCTGAGGCAGAGAGGAACCAACAACTCCACTTCCCCCAGCTCCACCACCAGCCATTTGCTGGGATTTATTTAGACAGGAGACAGCCAGAGACTGGTCTTGAGAAAATGCAGCCCTTGTTTGACTACAACACAGCTGTGTGGGTCTGA